A stretch of Miscanthus floridulus cultivar M001 chromosome 13, ASM1932011v1, whole genome shotgun sequence DNA encodes these proteins:
- the LOC136501712 gene encoding ATP-dependent Clp protease adapter protein CLPS1, chloroplastic, translating into MEAAVPSRVALSAASRLPNRHAVAGDRSFIYKGRCQSLAIPMALSASAPGKGGVLDRPVEKTTPGRQSEFDVKKSRKMSPPYHVILHNDNYNRREYVVQVLMKVIPGMTVDNAVNIMQEAHVNGLSVVIVCSQSEAEEHCTSLRGNGLRSSMEPASGGC; encoded by the exons ATGGAGGCCGCGGTGCCCAGCCGTGTTGCGCTCTCCGCGGCGAGCCGCCTCCCGAATCGCCACGCCGTGGCAG GAGATAGATCTTTCATTTACAAGGGAAGATGCCAAAGTCTTGCAATTCCTATGGCTCTGTCAGCATCTGCACCAGGCAAAGGTGGTGTGCTTGATCGGCCAGTAGAGAAAACTACCCCTGGTCGTCAGTCTGAATTTGATGTGAA GAAATCCCGCAAAATGTCACCTCCATACCACGTCATTCTGCACAATGACAACTACAACAGGCGCGAGTATGTTGTCCAGGTCCTGATGAAAGTGATCCCTGGGATGACCGTCGACAACGCTGTGAACATCATGCAGGAGGCCCATGTGAATGGGCTGTCAGTGGTGATTGTCTGTTCCCAGTCCGAGGCTGAGGAGCACTGCACGTCGCTCAGGGGCAACGGCCTCCGAAGCTCGATGGAGCCTGCGAGTGGTGGCTGCTGA
- the LOC136500924 gene encoding transcription factor AIG1-like, producing the protein MWEGGGIHGSHHEALLLQAAGSGAADYGHGGGPASFMPWLGSAAAPGFSYMAPHHAHQPGPLGAAEAAAASPFGFGGGGGYSDGGVGQFGVFGPETPLPLSPHGLLAAGGSSGGTTALLPHGPRMVSGLLGTLQAELGRMTAKEIMDAKALAASRSHSEAERRRRQRINSHLARLRSLLPNTTKTDKASLLAEVIEHVKELKRQTSAVLEGEEPAAAARQHLQLLPTEADDLAVDAAEDGDGRLVVRASLCCEDRVGLIPDIARALAALRLRARRAEIATLGGRVRNVLLITTADDDEEEEEGGEGQGNDGDDDVGEACSAAAAAASSSNQRHELVASIQEALRGVMDRKTASSGDTSSSSGGGGSIKRQRMNGAHEQGSL; encoded by the exons ATGTGGGAAGGCGGCGGCATCCACGGCAGCCACCACGAGGCGCTCCTGCTGCAGGCCGCCGGATCAGGAGCGGCCGACTACGGGCACGGCGGCGGCCCGGCTTCGTTCATgccgtggctcggctcggccgCCGCGCCGGGGTTCTCCTACATGGCTCCACACCACGCGCATCAGCCGGGGCCCTTGGGCGCCGCCGAGGCGGCCGCCGCGAGCCCTTTtggcttcggcggcggcggcgggtacaGCGATGGCGGGGTGGGGCAATTCGGGGTGTTCGGCCCAGAGACCCCGCTGCCTCTTTCGCCGCACGGTCTGCTGGCTGCCGGAGGCAGCAGTGGTGGGACGACGGCGCTGCTGCCGCACGGGCCGAGGATGGTGTCCGGCCTTCTGGGGACCCTGCAGGCGGAGCTGGGGCGGATGACGGCCAAGGAGATCATGGACGCCAAGGCGCTGGCGGCCTCCCGCAGCCACAGCGaggccgagcgccgccgccgccagcgcatCAACAGCCACCTCGCCAGGCTCCGCAGCCTGCTCCCCAACACCACCAAG ACGGACAAGGCGTCGCTGCTGGCCGAGGTGATCGAGCACGTCAAGGAGCTGAAGCGGCAGACGTCGGCGGTGCTCGAGGGGGAGgagccggcagcggcggcgcggcagcACCTGCAGCTCCTGCCTACGGAGGCGGACGACCTGGCGGTGGACGCCGCGGAGGACGGCGACGGAAGGCTCGTCGTGCGGGCGTCGCTGTGCTGCGAGGACCGCGTCGGCCTCATCCCCGACATCGCCCGCGCGCTCGCCGCGCTCCGCCTGCGCGCGCGCCGCGCTGAGATCGCCACGCTTGGCGGCCGCGTCCGCAACGTGCTCCTCATCACCaccgccgacgacgacgaggaggaggaagaaggaggagagggccAAGGgaacgacggcgacgacgacgtcgGCGAAgcctgctccgccgccgccgccgccgcctcgtcgtCCAACCAGAGGCACGAGCTCGTCGCGTCGATCCAGGAGGCGTTGCGCGGCGTCATGGACCGCAAGACGGCGAGCAGCGGCGACACGTCCTCgtctagcggcggcggcgggagcatCAAGAGGCAGCGCATGAACGGTGCGCATGAGCAAGGTTCGCTTTAG